ttgctttcacAATACATTACGTATTAAATgtaagacacaataaaataaattgacagtgtttgagaataattcaatgacaagaaatataattgttattaaaaatcccgcgtgaattaaaacaataaaaattaatttaaataacgttctataaaaccgtatataatagaaagagacaaaaaAAGGAGGGGTAAAGATCTTTTGGAAGGGCCAAAACGCTATTTAAGCCGCGTATGAGAACTTGGTTCCAAAAACGGTCGGAAATTGTGTAAATTCGCCTTTGAGTTCAATGAATGGCAAACATTTGTATGATAGAATATATCGAATATATGGAATCGGAGCCCGGGATCTCTAAAGTAAGACACGCAAACCATGTtatgaggaaggtcttgagcacgGATGTGGATTGAAATAGAGGTAAGGgccgaccaaagaaacgatggatggattgtgtgaaagacgatatggctagaaaggatgttacttgtgagatgacagagaagtatggaagaagaagacatgctgcgccgaccccgagtaaaatttgggtaagggcaggaggatgatgatgatgattatgatgatttatTACTGGCATCGCATGCCGCGCATTTCAATTCATTCCTTTACAAttccgtaaataaataatagacgATAAATTCACGATGCGGATCTCTACGGTCTAATGGTTATATGCTTTATGGTTTTTGGTAAAAGTATGATATTTGTCCTGTAGCTGAACTCTTTCCAATCGtctcggatttgccgtcccatcggatatCATAATGAGGGAATGGAAAGTGCATCGATGTGCGCCCGCACTCGTGCAGTATATGTTCTGCGTTCTGCAGTGAACAGTGAATGTACTCTAATATCACGCTTGCGTTACATTCATTTGTcgaattttaatcaatttagaaTAAAGTATTTAGCTCCATtgcaaattgaaattaaattaaatcatttaatttcaattatagaaCCCTTTACAAACGCTTACCGAATTCAACTATTTAATATGACAAAGTGATAACTTTaattcatacatattattattatactcacATACAACTATGcgatagtaattttaattgagAATACACTCAGTTTGAATAAACCACTGCGATGTCGCAATTGTTACCGATTTAATCAATCCATTCGAATAGAAACTATACATAATATTCCTATCGCTTTTGTGTCTACGACTATAAGGATTAAAATAGCTTGAACTACAGTTACTCAATATTAATTGTTGAACGCGGTACGAATAATTGAAGATATTCCATTTCTAGTGCACTAATGTTTGTCTGTTCGTTTTAATATGACTCGTTTGTTTTCAAGTCGTATATCAACGATGCTATATGTTTGAGCAACGGTGCTCATGACTATAATACTCAATGCAAAAGTATTcccagaacgcgtgcatcttaaccgatgatttcgggttcaaacccaggcaagcaccactaaattttcatgtgtttaatttatgtttataattcatctcgtgctcggcgaaggaaaacatcgtgaagaaacctgcatgtgtctaatttctaatttcgcattggagtagcgtggtgaaatatgctccaaaccttctcgaaaaagggagaggaggccttagcccagcagtgggaaatttacaggctgttactgtttaCATCCATTTAATGTATCAACTGGTCAGTCAAAGACCAAAAGTCATCTTcattattaaatcatataattaatccCAATAAAAAGCCGCGTGcacaaattgtttaaaataaaagagctTATCATCCctgtatgtaatatgtatttttgtatgtttgtttgacATTAGTTCACCGTGCTTTACGGGTTAATGACTGCGACTTACtcataattatatcaaagtCCAGGGTTTCCTCGTAACGTTTAGATTATATGCGAGTTGCTGTCTACTCTTTATCATTTTCGTAAGCACCAAATggaagatgaattataaacaaaaaagcaATTAATAACTTCAAAACAATCCTTTAAAATTGGACCAAAATTCACGCAGCCTCctggaattatataaaaaggtacAAATTTAAACGACAAATCACATTAAGCCACTCCATTAATACCGCATACTTACTCGAGTTACCTAAGCATCCCTTGTGATCCGAAGTAATCTTTTTGCTCAGCATTAAGCCGTAGCATAGGTACTATTTGGCCTACTTCGAGCGCAcatagaattatttttgaataataaaactaaaatcaaaCTTTCAATCgcaaaatacatttcaaacaaGTATAATCAGTTTTCAAAATCGCCATATAGTTATTAAATGGATTTTGTTTAACAAAACTGTGACACCCCGAAAGTCTAAGAGTGTCGGGTCCCGTAGCTCAGGTACATTATCTGTGCATATTTAGCACCTCATCTGAGAAATTTCGAAACGATAATGACTTTAACCGATAGGCCCATAATTTTtaacatcaaattaatttttaacttttataaattaattaaactgacctccgtggtcgagtagtgtgtacaccggttttcatggaaacgctactccgaggtctcgggttcgattcccggccgagtcgatgtagaaaaagttcattagttttctatgtcgtcttgggtctgggtgtttgtggtaccgtcgttacttctgattttccataacacaagtgctttagctacttacattgggatcagagtaatgtatgtgatgttgtccaatatttatatatttattattattattaaagaccGCGCATTGCGTTTATTCTATAAATGGGGCggaattaaaattcattatcttcctcatatttattaaattaatatttaataaataatttatataacattatatgttAAATCAAATAGCATTTAAGGATGCAACTTGTCTCTTTAACTCAACTACATTAAAGTAAACTACTGTTAAACTCATCGCTACGACCGACGcgtatataatttagaattaatatttagagcctcatatgtatttaagctaagttgattataaattttgtttcaatgttattaaatttcgtGATGTGATTTTAACATCTACCGTCTacgaacattaattattatttgaattttgtataaacagcgacgtatttacaaataacgattataattattgttgaagTTGAGCAGGGTGGTTACTCTACAACAATACAACAATTCTTTTGCTACCCTGGCCCACCATCCGTatcactatatatataaaaaaaaaaaaaaaacgaacctAACGAAGGAGATCTATTGAGCGCTACATATGCATAGCTTTACACTAAATCAATTATAACACATACACTTacgaagataatattataatatggcTTGTAAAAAACATACTGAATATTTGGATTATCGTATTCTAATACTTATAAGTAACAATAATTGACTTAAAGTTCCTAATATACGTCTACGTTATTAATTGCTGGATTAACACCTTTTCAATATATAcacaaatcgcatgaaatacgtaaatctaagatttgttcaTCTTTTTTCCTTCCAATGGAATAGGCTATTGTTTGCAAAACGAATAAccataacgccatctagtttTGACTAGCGTAACTTTcaaagaatatgtatttaacaaCAAAGTTTATATAGCAAGTTTATTAAGAATtgaaaatttgataaattaaattaatatctacatAATCAACAtcaaaatttttgtatttaccGGAGACCAGCTTATTTTACCAAATTTTTTGAAGTCTCGTGTAACTACGAAGACGTTTTATATAttgagtattattatatattcagtaCTGTGttacaaaactatcgatagattGAATAtagatagttgacctcgaaaactattcaagatatcgatagtatcgttttgaccAATACCATCGATAGTCAGTGAATGAATTTTGAGAAAAGGATAATGACGAAGTCTAAGTTCTCGTTAATGTTTCTTGAATCGAGGCCCTGAtatatcattgaatattattattttttttaacgcgtCTTTGGGCATCGACGATCGTATGTATGTACCTaaattttacacttttatattGTCGTTACCTGTGTtactaaataacttattttgagAAAGTAACATTATCGAAAAATAACTGCCTATCGATACTACAAACCTATCGATACTATGCGATAGTTtcggttaaaagtaatggtttttgtaatattgtcgATAGTATCAATCAGGtcatggggagctatcgatactatcgatactatcgctaacaccttaactatcgatagactatcgattgtCTGTCTagcgatagtggactatcgatatgcagcACTAATTCCGTATAATTTTACCGGTTTAAGTttaccgatttaaaaaatatatgttttcgaAACATGCACATTATGTTTGTTATAAGACaaacgtatcaaaatccgttcagtagtttAGAAGAAGAAAACGACTTTGTTTAATACTTTCTATTATTGTTATAGATAAAACAGTGGCCCGAGCGGaccaacatataaaaataacgtttagTAATAGATTTTTCCTAAAATAAGGCGAAGAGCGAGTCTGTAACAGTCAACTTTagcatttacaataaatatgaattacttaagtattattttaatgatttattcacTTTATTCTATCGTGGCACGTGTTGGCATCGACTTCTGAGAGTTGATTTTCCACTTTTTCACAATGCAATTTTTTAAGTCGCTCCCTCGTGGAACTATGCAAGACAACTGAGTCCTGACGTtagttacaaaaacaattttacaacaTTATGACCGAACTAATCattttcaaaagttatttttacatGTATTTCGTATAAAATCATTGAACCGAACAAATTAACACGACGAGAAAGATAGGGAGGCATAGAATACGAAGAAAaactaactttaatatataaaaaataacgggttcattaaaataactgtattttttttatgttaaaggacaaacgagcaggaggctcacctgatggaaagtgattgcAGCAGataagagagagagagaggaaTACAGATAAATCTTAGATTtgcgtatttcatgcgatttgctaatagctcagctatatttcTCATCTCAGctcagtttttgattaatatatctttatttataataatacactagTACACTTAACTACTTCAATTTTACTTCGAGTTAacgttccgataacagtttcatcgacgttcaaaacgccattttggcaaatccattgtgaatatcatagatcaatCAAGCTCTcgttcgaccaatgatatcacgtcaatttgctgtcaaatgttgtctaTTTAGCATTTCTCCTCTTATGgctggaatagagtatagtaaGCAGTACTAGCTTAACATTAAATCAACACTGTgcattacgatttaaaaatgctcttatgagcctacttgaataaagaatattttaaattgattccaTTTGATACCAAATTCCATGAAATTCAGACAGGCAGAACTACTTtcggaatatataatattagtatagatactgTTCCAATTCCTAGTTTCGGATTTAATCACACACTTAAACATTCAGTCTGTATTCCTTAGTGGTCCATCAGAATCAGTAACAATGGAATACATTACTGAACCCGAACAGCACAATTTCCcaatagttaatataatatataatttattaaagaacaaaatCAAAGCTGCTTGAGGTTATTCTAACgtcacaatataaataaacgatttaaataacTAGCTCGGCTTACCCGaagtttataaaacacaaacttccaacccccgttttacccccctTTGGGTGGATGTtagtaaaatccgttcttagcgatGTCTACAGCCTGCCAAATTaaaagtttgtaggtgttaaaGTTTCTGAGATTACGatattaatcagtgagtggtatttatatacataatatatagaatatcatTGTCGTTCGTTCCATAAACattcaattatttcatttccAACTCCTCgacattgattttataaattttacatgaaaaatTTTTAAGCATTCTAAGTTTCATTATACATTTCAACATATTGAACATCGACATCCTTAATGGACTATAACTAACTTAGCAGGAAATATTTAAGTGCAGAATTGTTTGCGTCAAATCATAGATGGCGCTAGTTATACATTAAATCGCGGTATCGTTTGCGTGACGCCAAACCATCTAGACCGTGATGCACGTACCTGCGACAGGACCGGCTTTCCGGAGCCTATTTTATCAAACTATCTATGTCTCGTGGACGCACGCACTACGTAGACTCTAAATTGATAAGAAAGTCCTTTAGGATTTTAATACCCTGTCCATGTCCATTGTCCAGTGTCCACCACCACGATAGACACTTACACAATACACTACTTATGCAATCCAATTCAatggtaatttaaaattaagtacatttaaagattaaattttaattttcgattGGAAGATACTTTTGACCGCATCTTTTTAGCTGGAAACGTAAGCTTTACGCGTTTCCAGCAATTAAATACCCTCCTGTCATATGTGGGACTCGTCGTTGCCCACGACGCGACGTCTTGTACGCCCTATTACACCAGAAGACCAagtaaaaaaccagcggtagcCTCTTCGTTGTTGCTGTTGTGAACAGAGTTACAATTTTAGCTACAGATATATTAACTAATTGTGTAgtcaataaaaaacatatacaatacatagtacataaacatataaattatctaggtacaaaataattatacatgttACAAACacagtaattattgttaaatgacCACAATTTTTATCAAGAAGTACTCGACATCATTGGAAATATTACGGCCCTCATCACACACGTACCAGCGCCATCTATCCCTACAGAGTGAAAACGTTATGACAAATACCACGTTCTATATTTTACCCCACGGCTTTATAGTAGTTCTAATAAAATCCAATAGATGGCagaaagaagaaataattaaaatcaaatttatttaccgAGATGGTgctattaactaaatatttattacttattgataacattgaaaatatctatgttacataatattttaaatagaaacatattattttgtaatccgaaactattataaatgtgtttaaatTTGCACTTTGATTCTTATActtcgtttaattttatgtagacgttcaaatttaataaaggtaatatttactaacatttaaaataattttatttgaagccGCGGCTGGACACAACTTCGTCGGTATAAATAATCAAACTACTAGTCAAAAAACTTATATTGCGTTTTGTACGAGGTTTGACAGTACAATCTTTGCTACATGGTACTTACTCCGTTCTCcgtaccctttttttttttttttttctcgctggaaaaacgcgttacgcgcttcccccacgtgaaagaaggtgggggggtgtgtgggactccccggagccctggacgccgagtgcgcccaggtacgccgggtttacccactaaaaaaccagcgctaccctctccgtctttcggcgggcgccacgggatcgcttgcgcatgctaccgtgacgccctgacggtcagcCCGcttatgcgggcctccaacacctagagggggttctcggggcaCTGAGACCCCCGCCCCTAGTCCGTTCTCCGTACCCACTCAACCCAAAGCACGCCAGGAAACGATATACCTGCTTTAAATAGTCTCAAAATGTATgtgaagtaaataatttatttaaagtaaaattaaagtttatagtGTCTATGCTTAAGAAAAGAAAGTGCAAGGACCTTTAATTGTGCGGCACCAAAACACAATCTCGCTCTACCAAGGTTAATAATTGGGCTGCAGTCTACGCTGCTTCAACATAGCTGGTCTAACTAACTATAAGATAAATCCCGAttcaaactattattattaatagaaaaaaatatttgttcttcTAAAACGGTATACCTACCGTACCAATTCGATTGACACTTGGTATTCTACCGAGATACTCTGAAAtataactttgttatttattggaacgaagttcttccATGCgtcttacagtagagtgaactgtctaaaatcgtcacgtaagaatTAAGCATTTTACCCCCTCCAAGCGACCTTTCCCCTCTATCTATTTATCATATATGAGAAACGGTTTTGTATGacattatttaatcttttttttttttctttttctaattcacacaatttatttaatcattctcAAACGTTGTCAATCTGTTCCAtctgttatataatacataatatatagaattatagaGAAGGCAACTTCGTTCTACCCGGATActaataatttcaatacatGTCTCGGGAAACCAGTGACTcacttataaataaaggtacattcaggtaaagtttttataaatggaGGAATAAAAAACCTGTTTGAtatgtcattataatattatttattcatgtatattatttgaatacatcAAAAAATTTTTGGTGTAAGACGAAAGTCGTTAATGCGTCTGGCCGCAAAACTATCAGCAACAGGTAGTAGGCcagtttataattttcttaaaaattattgtacatCGTCAGGAATGTACTACACTATATCTACTTAAAAGAATTTTACAATAACCGGTAGtatttaaaaccattaaattaatcgtaaattattaaaatcagtcATTTACAAAACAtcgcataattttatattaaaatgctaattctaattttatgtttaaatccGATTCGATTATATTGgagattttattcatttttttttttttgtttggataTCGCTTATTGCACTTATAAAACACACGCGCCATGTTGAATGGCcgtaatatttcttaacacTGAAGagataaatactttttcttaattataaaaaataaaaaagtttgtgATGTCGCTGCCGCTGTCTGATTCGATTCGACGgctatttcttaatattactttaaacaaCAACTAGACTAAACCTATTCTAGGGAAATGGCATAAAATTGAAACTTCAAAGATTAACGCCACaccacaatgtttattttaagtagtGTGCCTTCTAATTATCTTACAAActccttatataataaaatatcagaatTGACGTCGATCACTAAGTTTAAACTAAGTAGAAAGCCACAGTTTCAGGATAGTTAGGCATGAACTAAGATTTCCTTAGAAGCTTCccacgtaatttaaaaaaatgacacgCATTTCGTATTATTCGAGTTACATGTTAAAATCggacattttaaacatttacaatcGCCGTTTTAATTATCCAAGTACTCACTTGGGAAACGCTATAATTTTAGACAATCGCTCTTATATCAAACGCCATAAAGTTCAAATCTGtctgcaataaaaaaaagacttaGCTTTTTATTTAGAAGcgaattatgaatatttcaaatgaatacgGCTGACGTGaactataaataactaaactacAATACAATACTGACAACGTCATagatgattaaaatatacaccTTCTAATAAAATAGGTACGTAATAATCACAAACATACAATGCAGTGTAAATAATGATACTACCATTTACACgaactatttacaaaaatttacatcgaaaaatcatataaaaaaacaaacacgcCGCCCTTCACGCATGCGCCACGCCTATCAGTAACataaataagtaacataaatgttataagaaactatatttacaaaaaaaaattgtcatactTTTgacctttaaaatttattaaaaatatacaaaacatccACTAAAGAACTCGCCTCGATATTGTGTTCATATCGTCCTCTCTCGGGCAGTGACAATGGcgtaacaattataaaagaaaacatatcTCAGAATTTAACTTTGTCGGATGATCCGTacgcaaaattataaaaaatcgttgAGTTCATATCCATAATCAGCGAGCGTTAAGTCCCagaattacatttcaaaaaagCATAAACTGAACGCACCAAAATTAAGAAACAAGCGAAGTATCTCCTCTACTTAAGTGCTTTTTTACTAcatcaaaaaacaaaagatgGTCACACTATTTTGAACGTCAGTTAGAATAGCAAACAGCACGTAGGAACTAAACACTGAGACTTTGTTCgatatagtaaaaaaacacGAGAGACTATCGCCGATTGTCAAAATGGTGACAGATGACAGATGACAGGTGACAGCTGACAGCTGGAAACCTACGCccattaatatttgaaatctaccctcttttctttattaataaacagagATATGAGAAATATTTTGCACTGGTTCTCTAAGAGCTTACTTTGTTTTGAGAGTTGGAAACGTTTGACGCGAacctaaaaaatacattatgttataTGCGAAGTTAAGAGACCATTTGCCGATGTCCGTTTTGACCGTTGCCGTTCTGTGATGGGAATAGGACGCCTTCGTATGTCACGCCGTTGAGTTCGATTGACACTACCAGCTGTTGATCGCCTGTGGTCGAATCAcctaaaaaaagaaatgtttagtATGAAAATATGAATAGGTATCTGCAGGAAGGAGGAGGAGTGAGGAAAAGAACTATTAGCGATCTTTATTAGAGAGCGTTTGATAGTACTTTTCGTAATCCTTGTCTTTACacgtgttttttaattttcttattttatatgatatagtttTTACCAAATGTATATAAACTCTTTTGACTTTTTAAAGTTTTGACTAATCAAAACACAAATGTTTTAAGATAAGTACATACCTCGCGTGGTGATCTTAAAAGCGGCTCCGTGCACCCCATTGGAGTTTCCATTGTGATGCGCGTGCGAGCGCGGCGGAGTGAGCTGCGGGGAGGTGGACGCGGGGGGCGCGGGGGAGGGCGGGCGCGGGGTGCGGCGCTTGGCGGCGGGGGGAGGCGAGCGGCACGCCTCGCGCTTGATGCCGGTGAGACTGGAGTTGGGACTCTCGCTCAGGTTAAGAGCCTCGCTGCAGAACAACAGTTATATCGTTAGTGCTTGTCCTATAATCGACATGGGTCGGGTCGACCCAGCTCAACACTCCTTCGCTaacgtcaaaattaaattgaagcaacgtataaaaataatcatctaTTTTTCGGCAACAATTATAAAGTTGCTTTCGATGGTGGCGATATTTcgcttatttaattacaaataaagtttattattaaatagtgatcaccacatatttatttaaatattgtaaagtgTTGTTTTGGTGTATTTACCATCTGTCTGTGGTGGGTCGACAGCGTTGTTTTAATATCTGTCCCAGCAAAAAATCATTGCCAAGCACTTGATTGTTGAAGAGTGTTTTTTCAAAAGTTTCACAACTGAATTGGAAAAACAATAACTATATTGGCAACCGTTCCTGatatcaaatcatttaaaatatggaACAAATTTAACATAGATATTTggagtaaaaatatatacgtccaaaacttaaattactaaaatattaataaacactcgcattaaacatttttttcatatctaCTACTGTACTGTACTATTTATGGATTATGATCAATTCAATGTTATTAATTGTGATATTTACCGCTGCGGTTCGAGATCAGGCTGTGGGCtgttgttattgttgttatataatgACCAGAGAGTGAGTCGCGATACGTCGATGGCGGAGAGAGCCGCGTCGCGAGGTGATACCATCGGAGCATTCGGTGGAGATTCTGAGCCtgtgaataattaaatcattaacatcatatatgattaaatataacgGCATTACTATAGCGCCTTGTGGAACTCCttcatatctataaataatatacacctAATATATTTgacttcatataaaataaaataaaaataattataaatgtgttatttaaaatggaTATTATTTACCCATTATAGTACAAAAGGAATaacattaaaagttatacaaaacatttttttacagtatCGACTTCATCAAAAGCCTATCCATAATCAAAAACTTAAACAGTCTTtatcattattcattattaaccgCAAAGTTTGTAGAAACGGTAAAATGGCTTTGATAAAACAACTGTGAGCAAAAATTATTACCATTTCTAATTAAGTCACGCTGTTGCTGTATCATCTTCATATACTCGCGAACGCGGAACTCTATATCATGTTGAGAGATGTGGGGCGCGTGTGGTGGTAAGGGAGGCAGGCGTGGTACCCCAGCGACTCCTCCACCGAGAGAGAGGGAGAGAGGCTGCATGTGCTGGGTTAACTGTGCAAGAGACGCGGGAACTCTGTTGAGCTGTGGCTGGAAATAATATTGAACGTAAAAGTTATGGTAACACCTTGATCGCTATTATTGAAGACGATCTATGGCTTATAAATAGTAAAGCTACTTcatcaagtatattttgaagAACAATGAATAAcgaaatatgtaaataactTCAATAGGTAAACCTACTTATTACTCGAGTAACGGATTTCATATTTAGAAACTCCGCTCTAACAAAACACAACCAAAACCGTTTTGTTTAAaacttaatgtataaataacatacGATTTTATAACTGGctgcaaatttatattattagatatttcttttgttatatttcataaatgtttcatattcaCCATGGCTAAAGCGGCCTGCGCGTCGTATTGTCCAGAGGCACGCCGTCCTTCGCGCTTGTTGCCCTCTATAGCGGCGTCCAGCTCGCTTCTAGTTGACAGGTTCTTCTTTTCGCACTCGTAGTCGTACAGATACTTCATGTATCTGAAAATAATTAGATCAATATTTAACACcaatttaagaaataagtttGGCCaagagatttaaaatataacaaagaaagTCAAATGACTTTCGACCAAAAGCAAAAACCAGGATTGTAGATCTAAGCCCTAAGCCATTGAAAAAAATTCGATAAATTAAATCCTTAAGTTGTAAATGTTAATACTGTTATAAAACATCTTTTAGCTGTTCTATTATCACCGAAGCCTTTCAAATCGTGATGTAAGCTCCTAAGTCAACGTACCTATCAACCGAAACGCgacatttataaatcatatttcaaaCTACATTATCAATCGCGTATTATAAAGGAATATAACATTCCTAATCCT
The window above is part of the Vanessa tameamea isolate UH-Manoa-2023 chromosome 18, ilVanTame1 primary haplotype, whole genome shotgun sequence genome. Proteins encoded here:
- the LOC113398418 gene encoding protein dead ringer isoform X2; protein product: MADADRDSDLGDDSPVIWNCGITLKKESARSEGDSSGDQSCDSSDEGVGRDVPANHQPQHQPMHQPHQPHHNMSHHGSLGHQINNHQINHTHQRNSPRPLERELKVRDDFESLKTSLHPHLSSLASLAQGAPLSTPSSVFALAGGGGNFPYAPPAFLAPAPPPPAQPAGSASSSSSEGSAAGWSFEEQYKQLYEISDEPQRKEFLDDLFSFMQKRGTPINRLPIMAKSVLDLYELYNLVIARGGLVEVINKKLWQEIIKGLRLPSSITSAAFTLRTQYMKYLYDYECEKKNLSTRSELDAAIEGNKREGRRASGQYDAQAALAMPQLNRVPASLAQLTQHMQPLSLSLGGGVAGVPRLPPLPPHAPHISQHDIEFRVREYMKMIQQQRDLIRNGSESPPNAPMVSPRDAALSAIDVSRLTLWSLYNNNNNSPQPDLEPQRCETFEKTLFNNQVLGNDFLLGQILKQRCRPTTDRCEALNLSESPNSSLTGIKREACRSPPPAAKRRTPRPPSPAPPASTSPQLTPPRSHAHHNGNSNGVHGAAFKITTRGDSTTGDQQLVVSIELNGVTYEGVLFPSQNGNGQNGHRQMVS
- the LOC113398418 gene encoding protein dead ringer isoform X3; this encodes MADADRDSDLGDDSPVSARSEGDSSGDQSCDSSDEGVGRDVPANHQPQHQPMHQPHQPHHNMSHHGSLGHQINNHQINHTHQRNSPRPLERELKVRDDFESLKTSLHPHLSSLASLAQGAPLSTPSSVFALAGGGGNFPYAPPAFLAPAPPPPAQPAGSASSSSSEGSAAGWSFEEQYKQVRQLYEISDEPQRKEFLDDLFSFMQKRGTPINRLPIMAKSVLDLYELYNLVIARGGLVEVINKKLWQEIIKGLRLPSSITSAAFTLRTQYMKYLYDYECEKKNLSTRSELDAAIEGNKREGRRASGQYDAQAALAMPQLNRVPASLAQLTQHMQPLSLSLGGGVAGVPRLPPLPPHAPHISQHDIEFRVREYMKMIQQQRDLIRNGSESPPNAPMVSPRDAALSAIDVSRLTLWSLYNNNNNSPQPDLEPQRCETFEKTLFNNQVLGNDFLLGQILKQRCRPTTDRCEALNLSESPNSSLTGIKREACRSPPPAAKRRTPRPPSPAPPASTSPQLTPPRSHAHHNGNSNGVHGAAFKITTRGDSTTGDQQLVVSIELNGVTYEGVLFPSQNGNGQNGHRQMVS
- the LOC113398418 gene encoding protein dead ringer isoform X4, which gives rise to MADADRDSDLGDDSPVIWNCGITLKKESARSEGDSSGDQSCDSSDEGVGRDVPANHQPQHQPMHQPHQPHHNMSHHGSLGHQINNHQINHTHQRNSPRPLERELKVRDDFESLKTSLHPHLSSLASLAQGAPLSTPSSVFALAGGGGNFPYAPPAFLAPAPPPPAQPAGSASSSSSEGSAAGWSFEEQYKQVRQLYEISDEPQRKEFLDDLFSFMQKRGTPINRLPIMAKSVLDLYELYNLVIARGGLVEVINKKLWQEIIKGLRLPSSITSAAFTLRTQYMKYLYDYECEKKNLSTRSELDAAIEGNKREGRRASGQYDAQAALAMPQLNRVPASLAQLTQHMQPLSLSLGGGVAGVPRLPPLPPHAPHISQHDIEFRVREYMKMIQQQRDLIRNGSESPPNAPMVSPRDAALSAIDVSRLTLWSLYNNNNNSPQPDLEPQREALNLSESPNSSLTGIKREACRSPPPAAKRRTPRPPSPAPPASTSPQLTPPRSHAHHNGNSNGVHGAAFKITTRGDSTTGDQQLVVSIELNGVTYEGVLFPSQNGNGQNGHRQMVS
- the LOC113398418 gene encoding protein dead ringer isoform X1, with amino-acid sequence MADADRDSDLGDDSPVIWNCGITLKKESARSEGDSSGDQSCDSSDEGVGRDVPANHQPQHQPMHQPHQPHHNMSHHGSLGHQINNHQINHTHQRNSPRPLERELKVRDDFESLKTSLHPHLSSLASLAQGAPLSTPSSVFALAGGGGNFPYAPPAFLAPAPPPPAQPAGSASSSSSEGSAAGWSFEEQYKQVRQLYEISDEPQRKEFLDDLFSFMQKRGTPINRLPIMAKSVLDLYELYNLVIARGGLVEVINKKLWQEIIKGLRLPSSITSAAFTLRTQYMKYLYDYECEKKNLSTRSELDAAIEGNKREGRRASGQYDAQAALAMPQLNRVPASLAQLTQHMQPLSLSLGGGVAGVPRLPPLPPHAPHISQHDIEFRVREYMKMIQQQRDLIRNGSESPPNAPMVSPRDAALSAIDVSRLTLWSLYNNNNNSPQPDLEPQRCETFEKTLFNNQVLGNDFLLGQILKQRCRPTTDRCEALNLSESPNSSLTGIKREACRSPPPAAKRRTPRPPSPAPPASTSPQLTPPRSHAHHNGNSNGVHGAAFKITTRGDSTTGDQQLVVSIELNGVTYEGVLFPSQNGNGQNGHRQMVS